A single genomic interval of Nonomuraea rubra harbors:
- a CDS encoding helix-turn-helix transcriptional regulator: protein MTRPHRHAEILSAADRAADALDCFGRASARLRRLMPFDAAVWSATDPETGLVTAPMLVENLGSGEGCGAYWESELLEENVLPFRDLARATVPAAGLRAATGGLPARSARFRSLLGGQGIDDELRAVLRIGGRPWGSVSLFRMRGAPAFGQDDVALLAELSEPLADRLRRFATPHNPHGGNGQHGPHGGNDPHGGNGGDGGADEGGGGGSSAPGLVLFDESGDATSINEEARAHLASLPDGPSTPSPLGVRLPIWLVGTALQARAIAQGRDRGNARIRLRTRDGRWLSCRASCLSGSGGRPGPVVLVIEPAAPADLALIVAQSYGLTPREFEIARLVAQGLATSEIAAALFISPHTVRGHLKAVFGKAGLSSRGELVARLFAG, encoded by the coding sequence ATGACCCGCCCGCACCGTCACGCCGAGATCCTGTCGGCGGCCGATCGGGCGGCCGACGCGCTCGACTGCTTCGGCCGCGCCTCGGCCCGGCTGCGGCGGCTGATGCCGTTCGACGCCGCCGTGTGGTCGGCGACCGACCCGGAAACGGGCCTGGTGACCGCGCCCATGCTGGTGGAGAACCTCGGCTCGGGCGAGGGGTGCGGCGCCTACTGGGAGAGCGAGCTCCTGGAGGAGAACGTGCTGCCGTTCCGCGACCTGGCCCGCGCCACCGTGCCCGCGGCGGGGCTGCGCGCGGCCACCGGCGGCCTGCCGGCCCGCAGCGCCCGCTTCCGCAGCCTGCTCGGCGGCCAGGGCATCGACGACGAGCTGCGGGCCGTGCTGCGGATCGGCGGCCGGCCGTGGGGCTCGGTGAGCCTGTTCCGCATGCGCGGCGCTCCGGCGTTCGGGCAGGACGACGTCGCGCTGCTCGCCGAGCTGTCCGAGCCGCTCGCCGACCGCCTGCGCCGCTTCGCCACCCCGCACAACCCGCACGGCGGGAACGGCCAGCACGGCCCGCACGGCGGAAACGACCCGCACGGCGGAAACGGCGGGGACGGAGGGGCCGATGAAGGCGGCGGGGGTGGCAGCTCGGCGCCGGGTTTGGTGCTGTTCGACGAGAGCGGCGACGCCACGTCGATCAACGAGGAGGCACGCGCCCATCTCGCCTCGCTGCCGGACGGCCCGTCCACCCCGTCACCGCTGGGCGTGCGGCTGCCGATCTGGCTGGTCGGCACGGCGCTCCAGGCGCGGGCCATCGCCCAGGGCCGCGATCGCGGCAACGCCCGCATCCGCCTGCGGACCCGCGACGGGCGGTGGCTGAGCTGCCGCGCCTCCTGCCTGAGCGGCTCCGGCGGCCGGCCGGGCCCCGTCGTGCTCGTCATCGAGCCGGCCGCCCCCGCCGACCTGGCTCTCATCGTCGCCCAGTCGTACGGCCTGACGCCGCGCGAGTTCGAGATCGCCCGGCTCGTGGCGCAGGGCCTGGCCACCTCGGAGATCGCCGCGGCCCTGTTCATCTCCCCGCACACCGTCAGGGGCCACTTGAAGGCCGTCTTCGGCAAGGCGGGCCTGTCCAGCAGGGGCGAACTCGTCGCCCGGCTGTTCGCCGGCTAG